In a genomic window of Cydia fagiglandana chromosome 8, ilCydFagi1.1, whole genome shotgun sequence:
- the LOC134666667 gene encoding uncharacterized protein LOC134666667, translated as MAKPIRSSVRSMLFKIICNYNQVRHDENERLLEKKRILDEIIQATAGVDDENVRETIQKLASELKNVIDNNASESSYLEKVSTMTGASIRTLRTIKKEGSINQGQWNTPGKKRPRPPTVSNLDNFDVSAIRNKINEFYCVKKQVPTLRALHADLKESIGFSGCCETLRKILHENGFEFKKNKEERSILMEKFEISGWRQRFLRAIHKKREEGKNIVYLDETYVHQNYRPKKSWQGPSTSGLVEKISSGKRHIIVHAGSEQGFVPNALLVFSTKSKAADYHDDMNSSNFLKWLREMLIPNLTEPSVIVMDNASYHVTQINKPPTMHSLKADIQKWLRENNIPYEECFKKEELMCLVEENKIGPIYAAEELLKQHGHEVLKLPPYHCDLNAIELIWSLTKRKIASRNVGLPGSDTENLIRECFAMITPEDWKKSTDHVINVERKYKSKDNITDTELAPFIIEVRESDNDSDSSLSGIEFLESDFDYDS; from the exons ATGGCTAAACCAATTAGAAGCAGTGTGAGGAGCATGTTATTTAAGATAATCTGTAACTATAATCAAGTTCGACACGACGAAAATGAGAGATTACTAGAAAAGAAGCGAATATTGGACGAAATCATTCAGGCGACCG cgGGCGTAGATGACGAAAATGTTAGAGAAACTATTCAAAAGCTAGCAAGCGAACTGAAGAATGTTATTGATAATAACGCATCAGAATCAAGTTATTTAGAGAAAGTGTCTACTATGACag gtgcAAGCATTCGTACACTACGCACAATTAAAAAAGAGGGTTCTATTAACCAAGGCCAATGGAATACGCCAGGGAAAAAACGACCCCGGCCACCAACTGTGTCAAATTTAGACAATTTTGATGTGTCAGCCAtccgtaataaaattaatgagttTTATTGCGTCAAAAAGCAGGTACCTACTCTAAGAGCCTTACATGCGGATTTGAAAGAATCTATAGGATTCTCAGGATGTTGTGAAACACTGAGGAAAATACTACACGAGAACGGatttgagtttaaaaaaaataaagaagagCGCTCCATCCTCATGGAAAAGTTTGAAATATCTGGGTGGAGGCAAAGGTTTCTTAGAGCTATACATAAAAAACGGgaagaaggaaaaaatattgtgtatctTGATGAGACATATGTCCATCAAAATTACAGACCGAAGAAGTCATGGCAAGGGCCTTCAACTTCCGGTTTAGTTGAAAAAATTTCCTCGGGTAAGCGGCATATTATAGTGCATGCTGGATCAGAGCAAGGATTTGTGCCCAATGCTTTGCTTGTTTTTAGCACAAAATCCAAAGCAGCTGACTATCATGATGACATGAACAGTTCTAATTTTTTAAAGTGGCTACGAGAAATGTTAATCCCAAATTTGACTGAGCCCAGTGTAATTGTTATGGACAATGCCAGTTACCAtgtaacacaaataaataagcCTCCAACCATGCACAGCTTAAAGGCTGATATTCAAAAATGGCTAAGGGAAAATAATATCCCATATGAAGAGTGTTTCAAAAAGGAGGAATTGATGTGCCTCGTTGAGGAAAATAAAATTGGTCCCATATATGCAGCAGAGGAGTTATTGAAGCAGCATGGGCATGAGGTCCTTAAATTGCCTCCATACCATTGCGATCTAAACGCTATTGAGTTGATATGGAGCCTCACAAAGCGAAAAATAGCCAGCAGAAATGTGGGGCTACCGGGTTCAGATACGGAAAACTTGATCCGAGAATGTTTTGCAATGATTACCCCGGAAGattggaaaaaaagtacagacCATGTAATAAATGTGGAACGAAAATACAAGTCTAAGGACAACATTACAGACACTGAACTAGCTCCATTCATAATAGAAGTTCGGGAAAGTGACAATGACAGTGATAGTTCTCTGTCAGGAATTGAATTTCTTGAATCCGATTTCGATTATgattcttaa